GCCTTCGATGCGGAGCCGTCACACCCACCGAAGAAGAGGCCACCGTTGAGGCTCCGCAGCTATGAGTGCAGGTTGGCGTGGAAGCGGCGCGCCTGGGCGGTGGTACTTCGAGCGCAACCCCCTCCTGTACAGCGTGCGCCAGGGCCTTcaggagcagccgcagagccATGGCGTGCTCTcccggcagcagtgacggtTGTGCCAAcatgtcctcctctcgccgCTGACGACGTGGCGGGGACGAggacagctgctgcatcatgCCATCGCCCGCACCGGCACGGGGAGTAACCGGTATGTCATACGCGCACGACGACCGGCCCCATGTGCACCATCCgcaggaggcgcacacgTTGATCATCAAGAGGGAGcgaaggcgcagcggcaacagtTTTGacacctccgccgcctctgccacccCAGACGCCCCAATCGACCCGCAAGAAGCACAGGCAACGGTGGTCGTTGCGCCTAAAGACCACGAGCGATGAAGCCATCGCTCGTGTGAGTGAGAAAACGTTGTCGCTGTCTCTGCTGATCGTACTGTAGACGACCCTTGCGTAGCTGCGCTCACAGCGGTGAACGCCTCGGAGTGTCGCACGGTGATGTCACCAGGCAATGGGGCACTCggtggcaacagcagcgcctccaccaccaccgcagcgtTCGTCGGGgaaagctgcgccgctccttcACTCCAGGCAAAGCGGTCATGAAACGGACTCAGTACTTCGACTGGACGGCGCAGGGTGAAGGCACACGCGGCACAGCTATGACAGAGAGGCGTCGGGCTTGCGCCTGAGTTGCCATCGGCGTCTGTCGCCGCACTGTTGACGAGGTTGAGGTGCATACAGCCATCATGCAAGCACAGCCACTGCGCAGCGCGTGGGACGTGCAATGGGGCGTCTGCGCCTGTGGGGGAGCACGAGGCATCATTTTCGGTTTGCGATCCTGTCGCCGTGACGTCCACCACAACATGCGCTACCTGTGTcacccaccgccaccactcgTTGGACACTGCCTGCCGCACCTCGAGCGGCCACGTCAGCAGCCCGTGACACTGCCAGCAATGAGCCACGCCAACACGGCTCTGTGCCTTGCAGGAGGGGCACGCCTGCATTAGCCAAGGGATTACAATGaacggtgcggcagcgttggACTTCTCTAACAGCAGTGAGGGACCACATGACAAGGACGCTGTGGTCATCCGCGTCGCCTCCGGAacagcggctgcagtggcgggCCGGCCGGCACCGCAGAGCTCGCAGTGAGTGCGTGTCCAGGGATTGAGCACTGACGTGCACTCAACGCACCACCACAGATGTGGTGAGTGCCGGTctgtagcagcagcagaagggaTAGTGCTGATGACGGGGGCAGACGAGGGTGACGGCGAATTCGTCGACAATGGCAAGGCACCGCTCCCCACAGAAGCCTTGCACAGCTCTTGAATACGCTGATAAAGAGCACCGCATTGCTCGCACCACGGCAGCATACGCGCCTCGGTAGACTTGGGCCTGTGTCCACAGCACCCACAAACCAATGCTGTCGCAGCATTGCTTGCACCGCTGACCGCAACAGTCACgctggccgccgcctcacgcTTCTCCGGATCGGTTGCTGCTCtcccgcagccgcggcagaAGAAGACGTGATGGGGATCGTTCGGACTGCGGCAGTGCGTGCACgtccactgccgcagcgttATGACGCGTGCGATGGAGGCAGAAGTGGTGAACCGGCTGGCGGCGCGGCCGGTGCCGGTAACAgtggccgctgcagcggcagcaacggcgagGTGCCTACCCGCGGCAGCCGTAAGGTCTTGTGCCAGCACATCCACCTGGCTTGCATTGATTGTGGAAGCGCGTAGCACGGGGTCGGCCGGTGACAGAGGTGACTGCAGCCCTTCATCACTGTTCTGAAACGACAGCGGTGGGACCAGCACAGCTCCACAGACGTCACAACTCAACCCATTATCGACCCGGTCGTCCGCAGACGACGTCAAGCACCCGCACGCACGGCATTGCAACAGCACCGTTGACAAGGCATGGCACCGCTTGCAGGTTCTTGTGTATCGACTGTTCCACAGGTAGCACCCACTGCACTGCCAGGGATGTCGctgtccctcttcctcggctTGACGGCACTGCAAGATCACGTTGATGCGATCGTGGAAGAAGCTGGAGCTCCATCCAGAGAGAACGCCTGCCCATTGCACAGTCCCACTGAGAGAGGCGGTCGGGGTgctggcagccgcggcggcagagtgCCACGCCAGCGGGCGCAACAGCCGCTCAAGAGCCTCCAAGGCGATGCGCGGCATCAAGCGTAGTGTGTCCAGCGCGTAACGCTCTGTGAACCCAGCACTCCACacgcggcagcgagagaggaactGCGTATCCCATGACATGAGCGCCGCTTTCTCCGTGTCTTGCGCTGAGGTCGTGGTGGTGTTCACTGGTGGCATTGTTACCGTCACTGGTACACACAGTCGATAGGCGAGGGTCGGAGCCATGGCGACGCGTGCGTGAGGACGAGATCCGGCGCTGGTTGTGGAGTGGCTCGTCTCAGGCATACCGACAAGCCTGTAGAGCACCCCAAGCAGCCACACCACCGTCAGCGCTACCCGTGCATCATGTGCTGCGGGGACATTGTCGTTGATGGCTGATGGGCCACCTATCGTGTCCGATGCCGCTCTCAACAGCGGCGGAGTCGTCAGCTGAGCCAGACGCGACAACAGCAGTCGAGCGACCGGCAGCTGAGGATAGCCACAGAGGAGCCTTGTTGTTACAGCACGGAGGTACCGATCTGAGAGGGATAGCTCCAGCAACGTCGGAGACACGGGTAAAGCctcagcgccgtcgctgctgcgtcgacCCAAGTACGGCGCCACGCACGAGGCCCAGAGCTCCACTGTCTTGGCCAGAAGTCCTCCTTGCGAGTTTTCAGCGAGATGACAGCGTAGAACGTATGTACAtagcaccgccgtcgtgcgAGTGCGCTCTTCTGCGGATGTGCCGGGTTGTAGTGATGAAGGTGGCAACGCAGACGGGGAGTGCAGAGTCGTGTTAGACTTTGATCTGACTTGCCAACGCACAGTTAAGGGTGgtgcggcgtcggcgtcgtcgtggACGCCGTAGGCAGCGGTGTCAGAGGATGCCGAGGTGAGGCCTCGCACGACTGCGTGAAGGCACAAAGGTAGCGGAACCGGCAGCgagtgcaggtgtgtgtacAAGGAGTGCAATTGCGTACGCAGCTCTGCGGGGAGCggcacctccccctctcccgcacTGCCGTCGGTaggggtggcagcggcgtgcgGAGAGGTCCCCGAGGTAGGAGGTGCCTGCGACCACCGCGAGTGCTGCAccagtgcggctgcggcaccctccatcgcctccagcagAAGCTGGCGCAAGGCAGTCGTACGGGAGGACAGTagcgacagaggaggagatgtaGAGGAGGTGGCCGTCGGATACATCGACTGCGCTCCTCGCGCGGCTGCACCCGTTTGCAATAGCGATTCCAGCACCCCCATAGCGACGCCGTACTGCCCACACTGCAGCAACGCCCGCCCCACCTCCCAACTGGCCCCCATCGATGGATAGCGCAGGTAGAGTGCGCAAATCTGCTCCGGCGTGCCCCAGCGGGAGAGCACCTTGGCACTCAGGCGAAGTCCCTCTTGCAGCTTGGCAATCAACCCAGCACGAGTGCGCGGTGTGAGGCACCGCAGCAACACCGGCCTACGTGCATGGGACACAGCGTAGGATGCATCACAGTCTTTGGTCGCTGCTGAGTCGTCGTCGATGTTCCCACTCGACTCGGCAGGCTCGTAATCGGTgccagctctctctcttacctCGCCCTCTGAAGCTCCCAGCACCGTGAGGTGTAGTGCACACTCTTGCTGAAGCCatgtcagctgctgcagcacggcgttCTTGTCCAGCTCCGCGCCGTCGATGGCGTATTCGCTCACGTGACCGATTGTAATGAGGGTGTACGCGTCGAAGAGAACAACCTCGCGCCACAGCATCGCACCTGCCTGATGTCGTTGCAGAAGATACGCTGGCGATGGGCGAtcgtggcgacggtgccatCTGCGCTTATCCTGAGAAGCCGGCGCAGTGGATCGCggttgcagcagctctccTGACAAgagacggcgccgccattgtgctgcagctgatgccATCGATAAAGAGCCTGCGACACCGCTAACGCTTCGGGGTGGAGCATCGTTCTCGTACgatcgtcgctgctgctgcttcgatAGAAACGCATCCGCGACTGCGCCGGACGGGCCAACGCACCCGCTCACCATcgcatgcagctgcagtagTGGCACgagacgacgatgacgctgcagcgagcTTGCAATGCGTCGGAGGGAGACATAGGAGCCAACAGCGTAAAATTGCATCTCCTCCAGGGTAGCTAACGTCGAGCTTGACGGCTTCGGATTGTTTTGTCGCGTGGCCTTGGGTCTCGCTGAAGAAAGCTCATCACTGCGTCTCTGCACGTTCGTGCCCTTGCTGAGCTCGACAATCATGTCCACAGCGCGGGCACAGCTTTGCAGCATCCCACTGACCACCAGCTGCCAGTAGGGGTGCCACGTGCCGGTGGAGTCACTAttactccctcctcccatgTATGTAACGCCGTACCCAGCATACCAGTCCCGCAACCACGACTTGCTTGCCGCCCTTCGCATGACGCCGCGgccgtctctctcacacGTGTACGtcagcgcctctgccacgCAGGAAACCTCGGCGTCCAGTACGCCCTGCCACAGCCCAAATATATgcgccctcgctgcctgctccCGCTGCACCGAGGCGTCAGTGCCATTGCCAGGTGCCGCgtcttttctccttccctcagCAGGTGTTGGCGTGAGCTGAAGTAACTCGGCGCTTTGCGTGGTGCACACGCgatctgcagcggcggtcaTCCATGCGCTCGCAGTCGACCAGCTTGCAACACTGTCGCCGGGCGTTTGCGTCGAGGTGGTCAGCAACGATGATGATACTCGGTTATGTGCGGTGGTGTAGCAGTGAAGCAGCCACGGcacacagctgcaccaggGTGTCGTTGCTAACGACCCTGCACCGCCGTCCCCACCACGCTGGCCGTGATGcgccatcactgctgctgccgcttcgacAAGCGTGGTGGCTgacaccgccacccccacatccgctgcggcagtgaggACATGGACGAGGCAGGCCAAGGACTGGGCGTCGCGCTCATGAACACCGCGCAACGCCACAAGCTCGGCAACCACACGGACCTCTTCATCGAAGAATGCGGTGACCGCCTCACGTATTGCCTTTGCAGGGCCGCCGAGTATATCGCCCTGCTGCGATGTACCTCGGGCCATCAACCTCTTGAGAGCGAGCTCCATCACCTGTaagcgccgcagcacgcacTGCTCGACATCCTGCTGTAACGGGAGCAACCACACCTCTTCTGCATCCGTCGACGTCGCCACCAGCTGAACCGGAGCGCGCCTGTCCTTTGGTGATCCCCGGCGTGGTGCGCTACTCTGACTTGGATCTAAAATAGAGGGCGTGGTTCTCGGCACAGAGACAGGCAGTGGTCGATACAAGAAGCGGTAAGCACGCAGCAAGTCACCCAAGGCATGGACTTCACAGCGCAGTCGCACAAGGTCCCCCTCCTGTTGGAAATATGGTttcgccggcggcggcggagtgTCCCTAGACACCTGTTCAGAGAAGGTCATCAAGCCTGATGAGCATGCACCAGCTACGGAAGTAGGGTACGAGCTACCCCAGCGCCGAAGCTGCAGAAGATGGAACAGTGTAGGGGCCAGAGGCGCCTCCTCGGCCGTCTCACCGGCGCAGCTGATGCGGTGAATCctcgaagagggagagactagcgctgctgcagacatCTGTGATTCATCACTGCCACGTAGAGTGGGAAactgtggcggtgcagccatTCCACCCAATGCCGATGGCACCGAGTCTGCAGTACCCGGCGCTTGCATCACCCTCAGCGCGGCAGTCAAGCGCAACTCTGGAATCGACAAGggcacacagaggaggagcggcggcatGGCCAGATGAAGCTCGTTGCGTCGAGGACGACCGCCACCTATGCGTGACTCTCGCTGAGCGGGAAGCAAAAAAGAACCCAGCACGTGAGGCCTCCTCATGACTTCTGCCCTGTGCTCCGTCCAGTGACTACAAagactgcggcagctgcgcggaTGAGCAGATGTGCGCAAACGATGTGGCAAACACCGAAGGAAGGGAACGAGTACCGCTTCTCGTGTTGCCTCCCCTTCGACAGCTCTGCATCAGCGGCCGAACTTGGGAGGGAGTGAGTAGTGCTAGGAAGAAAAACGAGCGATTTCGCACCTTGGCTTCCCTCACTGGCATGctatctccctctctcctccactcaTACGTGCACCAGACACCCACAGCCAGCGATATGCCcgtacgtgtgcgcgcgtgcttCTGTGCCAGTGAGGGAGGTGGATGAAGTCgatacgagagagagagacacacacacacaacaacaacaaccgtGGCTGTGCCTCACATGCACCGCAAATGGAGAAGTGGCCTAAAACGCACGATGAGGAAAATccacgaagaagagaaagatggACAGAGTTGAGCAGCGCACAGGACagtatagagagagagagagagggagcggcaTTTTTCGGTAGTCTACAACGCATTTCTTGCATTCGGAGGGGCGCAAACGGTGTATTTGCGAGCCCCCACGAGGTGCATGTCCATTCGCTCTGTGCGGACTGGGGAGCGTGTGAAATTACGACGGCTGATGTGTAGACTTCCCACCCCTCTTCCGGCGTTGCAAGTCGTCCTTTGGTTCGGCTCCGGTGTCCACGCGGGAAGGGAGATGGGCTGGCGAGGTCAAACCCCCTCGCTGCGATGCgtggagagggaaacagagaaTTGAGGGAAGAGCCAGCGAAGGACACCTCGCTTTCCCTGCAGCGCGCACCCGCCGGCACCGTTCGCACCCCACGCACAGCCATACGTGAAGCGAAAACATCCCCAGAAGCATCCGTCAGTTGGGTGCAagcggagacacacacacacacaccttcatAAGGCCCTCGCATCAGCACACACCGTTGCGCGGAGCTCAACAGCAGGGCCGATGCCGTGGTTAGCGTTTCCTCCTTCGATGCAGCTGAAGTTCATTCGGGAGACTCTTTTAGTTTCACAGCGTACTATGGGTCGCCTTCTCCACGGCATCCACCACGTCCTGCACCCGGATCGCTCGGTTGTTCACAACGCGGAGGCGCTCGACCGGTTCATAGAACGGGAAGAGGATATCACGATAGAGGACCTCGAGTGTGCGCTGAAGCTCCTCGATGCGCGCGGCAGAAGCTGAAGAGAAGACAT
This portion of the Leishmania panamensis strain MHOM/PA/94/PSC-1 chromosome 27 sequence genome encodes:
- a CDS encoding hypothetical protein (TriTrypDB/GeneDB-style sysID: LpmP.27.2230), which encodes MTFSEQVSRDTPPPPAKPYFQQEGDLVRLRCEVHALGDLLRAYRFLYRPLPVSVPRTTPSILDPSQSSAPRRGSPKDRRAPVQLVATSTDAEEVWLLPLQQDVEQCVLRRLQVMELALKRLMARGTSQQGDILGGPAKAIREAVTAFFDEEVRVVAELVALRGVHERDAQSLACLVHVLTAAADVGVAVSATTLVEAAAAVMAHHGQRGGDGGAGSLATTPWCSCVPWLLHCYTTAHNRVSSSLLTTSTQTPGDSVASWSTASAWMTAAADRVCTTQSAELLQLTPTPAEGRRKDAAPGNGTDASVQREQAARAHIFGLWQGVLDAEVSCVAEALTYTCERDGRGVMRRAASKSWLRDWYAGYGVTYMGGGSNSDSTGTWHPYWQLVVSGMLQSCARAVDMIVELSKGTNVQRRSDELSSARPKATRQNNPKPSSSTLATLEEMQFYAVGSYVSLRRIASSLQRHRRLVPLLQLHAMVSGCVGPSGAVADAFLSKQQQRRSYENDAPPRSVSGVAGSLSMASAAAQWRRRLLSGELLQPRSTAPASQDKRRWHRRHDRPSPAYLLQRHQAGAMLWREVVLFDAYTLITIGHVSEYAIDGAELDKNAVLQQLTWLQQECALHLTVLGASEGEVRERAGTDYEPAESSGNIDDDSAATKDCDASYAVSHARRPVLLRCLTPRTRAGLIAKLQEGLRLSAKVLSRWGTPEQICALYLRYPSMGASWEVGRALLQCGQYGVAMGVLESLLQTGAAARGAQSMYPTATSSTSPPLSLLSSRTTALRQLLLEAMEGAAAALVQHSRWSQAPPTSGTSPHAAATPTDGSAGEGEVPLPAELRTQLHSLYTHLHSLPVPLPLCLHAVVRGLTSASSDTAAYGVHDDADAAPPLTVRWQVRSKSNTTLHSPSALPPSSLQPGTSAEERTRTTAVLCTYVLRCHLAENSQGGLLAKTVELWASCVAPYLGRRSSDGAEALPVSPTLLELSLSDRYLRAVTTRLLCGYPQLPVARLLLSRLAQLTTPPLLRAASDTIGGPSAINDNVPAAHDARVALTVVWLLGVLYRLVGMPETSHSTTSAGSRPHARVAMAPTLAYRLCVPVTVTMPPVNTTTTSAQDTEKAALMSWDTQFLSRCRVWSAGFTERYALDTLRLMPRIALEALERLLRPLAWHSAAAAASTPTASLSGTVQWAGVLSGWSSSFFHDRINVILQCRQAEEEGQRHPWQCSGCYLWNSRYTRTCKRCHALSTVLLQCRACGCLTSSADDRVDNGLSCDVCGAVLVPPLSFQNSDEGLQSPLSPADPVLRASTINASQVDVLAQDLTAAAGRHLAVAAAAAATVTGTGRAASRFTTSASIARVITLRQWTCTHCRSPNDPHHVFFCRGCGRAATDPEKREAAASVTVAVSGASNAATALVCGCCGHRPKSTEARMLPWCEQCGALYQRIQELCKASVGSGALPLSTNSPSPSSAPVISTIPSAAATDRHSPHLWWCVECTSVLNPWTRTHCELCGAGRPATAAAVPEATRMTTASLSCGPSLLLEKSNAAAPFIVIPWLMQACPSCKAQSRVGVAHCWQCHGLLTWPLEVRQAVSNEWWRWVTQVAHVVVDVTATGSQTENDASCSPTGADAPLHVPRAAQWLCLHDGCMHLNLVNSAATDADGNSGASPTPLCHSCAACAFTLRRPVEVLSPFHDRFAWSEGAAQLSPTNAAVVVEALLLPPSAPLPGDITVRHSEAFTAVSAATQGSSTVRSAETATTFSHSHERWLHRSWSLGATTTVACASCGSIGASGVAEAAEVSKLLPLRLRSLLMINVCASCGWCTWGRSSCAYDIPVTPRAGAGDGMMQQLSSSPPRRQRREEDMLAQPSLLPGEHAMALRLLLKALAHAVQEGVALEVPPPRRAASTPTCTHSCGASTVASSSVGVTAPHRRLDWAWLSRFVFSGVRLITSSVSEALPSRGDAGGGSCAVHHLHCLHERLPWRGCDLASAQQACSADPRVGVLEGGAHDTGRVHSAIVDVRQVLDGVCTLAEHRIRGSLPSSRSPRRRHHGKGDPTHQQNESPPELPPSLQDAWTRRLLLAALELIDVVSSSTVFDEIGFATLRRLCLLLRPHEAEHINTETKWTYLRDMKLSRTHMLHGCVQCERCLTTHGPEQPCVAP